TTTCAGTAAAAGTTACAGGTACCGCACGACGCGAATTGACCGTCGATATTGAAGTGTAAACTTCTGTATTGCCAATATCATTAATGTATGTATACTCCACCTCCACAAACACCGAAGCCCCCACGGTAAAGGGTACGGGAGGGGTTTCCTGGCCGCTATCGGGGTCAATAAAGGTAATGTCCACATTGTCGTATTCGGTGCCTTCGCTGGCATCCCAGAGTTTAAAACGAAGTTCGTTTCCGGGGGTATAGCCGTTGCTAAGGTAGGCCCCGGAGGTATCCTGGTCGGCTTTGGAGGCGTTAATAAAACCAATGGTGCTGTCGATTAAGGCTTCGGAAAGGACAAACACCCCGGCACAAATATCGCCGTCAAAAACAGCAATTTCATCGCCGGCCTGCATCGCACTGCCTTCTATGGTGGCTTCCACCAGGTAAATGTTCATATGGTCGTAGCCATTGCCATCAAAAGCCGGCTGAAAATGGCTTTGCGCAGCTACTCCGGTAACAAGCGATAACGCAATTAGTAGTAAATAAAGTTTTTTCATGAATTTATAATTTTTGTTTTTATTCAAAATTGTAAATTGTATTGGAGCAAATTCTTCAGGCTCCAGTTCAGTTTTATTCTTTGTTTTTCTATTGAGATCTTTTATGCCTCAAGCCGGCAGGGCTCTTCATTTTTGGCTTGACCCAAAAAGAAGCAAAAAAGTCAAGGCTGACAAAAAAATATCATTCTCATTTTCTCAAAACCCAAGTGCGGCCGGGTGATCTTCGAACAAGTTCTCAGCTTCCCGGTCTTACTATGGTTTCGATCAATTCACCTCACATTTTTTTGAAGGCCTCTATTCATCTTTGTATATCTTTTTCTTATTAACTATTCTTATTTCTCCTATTCCGTTAATACGACTTTATTTATTACGGTTTTGTTGTTGGCGGTCACCTGTATATAGTATACGCCGGGGTTCACTTTTTGTCCGGCGGCGTTGGTGCCCTTCCACATCCAGTGATGCAGTCCTTCGCTAACTTGTTGCTTATTGGCAATAGCGTTTACCTGCTGTCCCAACTGGTTAAGTACGGTAATATCAAGCCTTGTTTCCACTAAGTTACTGACTTCTATTGTTAATTCCTGATTAAAGGGATTTGGATAGAGTTTAATTCCGCTTTCGCTCAGCAGCAAATCAACCGGTGTAAGGCCGTTTTGTGCCAGGCTTAACAAGGCCGATTCGTGTTTGACAAACACTTCCGGACCGCTCACCAGCACGGGCGACAATACCTGCCTGTTATTGGTAACCTGTTGCCACCAATGTAGTTCGTAGCCGTGTCCTTCGGTAAAGCCGGGCATTCCAGAATTATCGGCTGCCGATACCGGAATAGAAACAATTCCCTGCTGCAGGTGGTGTTTTTGCAGGCTTACTGCGCCCACACACAGCGAGCCATCGTAAACCGCCAGTTCATCGCCTTCAGCCAGTTCATCCACCGGCAGGTCGGCGATATTCAGGTTCATATGGTCGACGCCATTGCCCTGGTACACGCGATTAAAGAATTCGGGCTGAACAAATGCGGACCTGATTTGCGATGATTTATTGTAAGCACCAAAAATCCAGAGGGTATCGTTTTGGCTTACTTTTATCTTATAACCTTCGCCCGGGTCGAAAATCCCGATAAAGTTGGTCCAGCCACCAAAAACGCCGAGGTCTTCGATGGATTGTCCGCCTTCATCCTGTACTTTTAGCAACACACCACGGTCGATGAGCTGTTGCACTACATCCATGGCATCGGCCTGAACGATTTGCGGGTAACCCATAACATTCCAGCCTTCGTTTAAAGGAATCGGATACGGGTATTCCACGGGTGTTCCACACACGGCAATACTGTCGTCCCATAACATTTTTACTTTATAGCCTTCGGTAGGCAGCAAATCGCCAATATAATTTTGCCAGCCGCCGTAAACGCCAAGGTCTTCGAGGGCATTTCCGGTTTCGTCCTGCACTTTAATCAGGGCACCGTTGTCTATTAATCCCTGGAAATGCCATTCCAGATCAGCTGAATCAGGCTCCACCGGAGTAGCTAAGATATTCCATCCGGCACTTAACTGGGTGGTTCCGCAGAAAGACTGATTTTGATTGAGTACGCTGATTCCTCCGCGATAGGTACCCACCCAGATGTTATCGTCGGTATCGGCATACACCGCGTAGATATCGCCAACCGATGCGGCAATCATTCCATCTTCTGCCGAATAGCTTATCCAGTTCTGTCCATCGTATTTCACCAGTGTACGCCCCCCGCCAAACCAGAGGTTCCCTCGACTGTCTTCTGTAATATCCTGACAGAAGGCCGGTATTCCATCTTCAGGAGTGAAGAAGGTCCAGTTGCTGCCATCGTATTGGGCAATGATATTGCTGCCTGCAAACCAGGTCTTACCCGCAGTGTCGAAGAAAATTTCGGTAACATAAGTGCCATCAGCCTGGCCGGGTAAAGCATATTGTAGCCATTCGCTACCATTGTATTGAAATACAAAATTTGAAGCACCATTGCAGGCCACCCAGATATTGCCATGTACATCTTCGCCAATACTGGTAATGTAGCCGTTAAAGCCAATCTCTTCGTTCATAAAATAGGTCCAGCTTTCGCCGTCAAAACGGGCTACTCCCGCACCTTCCCAGGCGCCAAACCACATATTCCCCTGCGAGTCGCTGTAGATGCACTCCTCAAAAACGGCAGGTTGCGGGTAATAGCTAAAGGTTGTTCCGTCGTATTTTGTGATTACAGAATCCTCCGACCCGGCAAACCAAACATTACCCGCGGCATCGTGTTCGATTGCCCAGCTATAATTTTCTGCCAGTCCGTTGGCCGCAGAGAAAGCTTCCCATTGCGAAGCGTTGAAGCGGTCGGCGCCGTAGAATGAAGTCGTCCAGACATGCCCGTTTTTATCCTGCGTGATGCCAAAGGAGATATCAGCTGTTAAACCACGGCAGCTGTTGTAGGTCGTCCAGCCGGAATGGTCCTGGTAGTCGCCAAAAGTATGGAAGGAACGGCTGTAATAGTTATCGTTATTGCTATTCAGATCGTCCCAGATAAATACATTAACATAATGTTGCTGGTAATATTGTAATGTTGAAAAATCAAGCGGTTCAGAGAAATAATAGACAAAGGTATCGCCGGGAGCGATGCTCATATTCACCTGATCCACCATCATGGTATCGCCATTAAAGGTAAGTCCGATTCTAAAATTCTCCACCGCACTGTTTCCGTTATTGGTGAGGGTTACTGCCGCATCTTCCACTCCCGGATTACAAAGCGAATATGCCGGGTAAGCGTTTAAGGGAGCCGCCCAGGTAACAATATCCATATTTCCATACGGCGTTTCTTCAAACCAATAGCTGGAAGTTGCACAATTAAAATGTATGGTATAGTTACCGGCAGGCACATAAATATTGGGTCCATCCTGGTAACCAACACCTGCCGGGAAATAATCACCGCCCCAGTTCACACTCCAGTCCTGGTTTTGACGGAATTTCACCTGCATATCCGCTTCAAAATAGTATTCAGCAAGCCATTCCGAAGGATCTTGCGGATTCTGTTCGAGAAGTATATCGCTACCAAAATTTCCCCATTCGTTAAACTCGCCTACCAATCCGATGTTTTCGCAATAGGCACTGGTATCCGATACACAACTAATCAACTGGTAATCGTTATTTTGCATTTGCACCGGATTCGGAAAACTTACGCCGCTGTTTATCATACAGGTAAAGGCTCCGCACGAGTTCTCATCCAGCCAGTTGTATTCAAAATTTGCCTCCATTAAAGGAAGGCCACACAAGGCTGTTGGCAATGCGCCATCCAACTGGTTGTATTCCAGCCACAGCACTTCCAATTGTGTGAGGTTGCCCATCTCATCGGGTAAGGTTCCGCCAATGTCATTGCCGTTTAGTAACAATTCGGTTAAACCATCAAGCTGACCGATTGAAGCGGGAATAGCCCCGCTCAGATCATTTTCGGGAAGATCGATAGCTATAACACGACCATTTACTACAGTTATACCATACCAGGTATAAACCGGGCCATCCATCCAGCCATCGTTATGCAGCCAGTTGTCGCCGTTGGTAGCGGTATAAAAATCGATTAATGCCAGAGAATCGGCTTCGGAGCAAGGGTTTAAGTTGAACCCACAATCGAGAAGCAGGGAATAGCCGCTTTGCTGTTCCTGGTAGAAATCGGTAAAACTTACGCCCTGAGCAACCAGGCAGGATATGGCACTGCAACTGGTTGAGTCGAAAAGATTGCCCGACAGGTTCGTTTGCCAGATGGGGGTATTACACAATTCAGAAGGAAGTGTGCTTAAGGAATTGTTTTCAGCAAACAAACGCTGCAGACTGGAAAGGTTACCGAAGGAAGCAGGTATTTCGCCTGTTAAATCGTTATTACCCAACACCAAAATTTCCATAGCTGTTAGCTGCCCCAGTTCAGTTGGAATGCTTCCGCTAAGGTTATTGTAATGCAGGTAGAGGTATTGTAAATCGGTACAGTTGCCCAGGCTGGCTGGGATAGTACCACTGAATTCATTGCCATAGAGAATCAGGTGCACCAGCTGACTGTGTGCACCAAATTCAGCAGGAATACTACCTTCCAGCGCATTGTTCTGGAAATAAACATACTTAAGTTCCGTTAAGTTTTCAATTGCTGAAGACAATGTTCCCGTTAGATTATTATAGGCTAAAGCAATGGTGCGAATGGCCGTAAGGTTATAAAATTCAGGTGGAATGGGTCCGTTCATATTATTTCCACCGAGGTCGAGAGTAACTACCCGACCATTTTCTACCACAACGCCGCCCCAGGTATACACCGGACCGTTGAGCCAGTTTATGTTGTAGTACCAGTTATCGCCATCGGTTGCATTGTATAAGGCCACCAGTGCCAGTGAGTCCTGACTGCTTACGGGGTTGAGGTTATAGCCGCAGTCAACGGTTAAGCGATAGCCGTCCTGCTGCATTTGTGCCTCATCGTCGATAAATGTTACGCCATTTTCAATTAAACAGCCAATTGCCGGACAACTGGTAGAGTCGAACAGGTTACCCTGGAAGCTTACAGCATGCACGGGTGTTGAGCATAAACTCTCCGGGATAGCGCCACTGAAGTTATTGTACTCCAGCATTAGTTCGCCCAGGCTTTGGCTTTGTCCGATCCATTGCGGAATTTCACCATCGAGCATGTTACCCGAGAGGTTAAGCACTGTTAAAAATGGAATATTCCCCAGCTCTTCGGGGATGTTGCCGCTCAGCTGGTTCCACCAGATGTGGAAGACCTCGAGACTGCTAAGGTTCCCCATTGACGCCGGCAGGGTGCCGCTGATTTGATTTCCTCCCAGATCGAGGTATTGCAGCGCACTAAGGTTACCAATGGATTCCGGGAGTTCACCCACCAGGTTGTTCTGGTCGAGCCAAATGGAGGTAACACGGTCGTTTTCCACGCTTACGCCATACCAGCTCGCTACCGGCCCCGAGAACCAATTGGTGGTATCGTTCCAGCCATCGCCATTGGTGGCATAATATAAGTCGACCAGTGCCAGCGAGTCACGCTCCAAAGGGTTGGCAAACTGAATACCATCCTGCGAACGCGGATATACGCGCCAATCGCCCCAATGGTAATCCACTACCCCCAATACATTGTAGGTTTCGCCAATTTCCATCACCGGCTGTATAAGGTATTTGCTTATTATTGCAGTATCGCCGGCATCAGAAACCACGAGGTATTCGTTAAACTCGTTCTGTTCCACTACCGTAACATCACTTAAAGCCACAAATACACACTCGTAATCCTCCCCTATTTCCGCAACATCAATATACGAAAGGTAAACGGGGAAGAACTCATCGGTATAGTCGAACCATTGAGTGCTCAGGAGCTCTGTACGTTCACCGTATTCTTCAACTTCTGCAATAATCTCAATCTGATCGCCCTGGTTAAGACTAGCTGCCAGTGCCGGATCGTACACAAAAATTCCGCTGCGTATGCCGGTGGTATCCTGCATGTAAAAACCATATTCATTTACCGCAATCAACCGTCCTTTGGTGCGTACCACTTGCCCGTCGAGCGGAGAAATATCGCCTTCGCCCTGTATTTCTGCAATGGTGAATTCGGCTACTGGTTCGCTAATACACGAATAGCACGAAGCAAAACACACCACATCGAGTGTTACTGCCGAATCGGGCATAAGCAGGTTACGGTCGCCATTTTCGTCGATACAGGGTCCGCTAAGGTTTTCCCATTCCGTTCCATTCGCAAATTTATAGGCAATGCTTACTCCGCTTTGTACTTTTATGCTGGCCGAATAAACAGAACCATCGGCAGTCATTTGCACGGGTTCAACCCACGACATCCACGAGTTCCAGTCGCCCCCGACAAAAACGCCGGCAGGGTCAACGGTATCGTTTTGCATATCTACGTTAAAAGTGAGGTCGTATAAAGGAATTACACCTCCGGTAGCCCGCGGATTTACGCGAAAGGCATTGTATTGATAGTCGACTACCCCATATACTTTGTAGCTTCTGCCGATTTCCATTAAGGGCTGAACAAGGAAATTGCTGATAATTGTGGTATCCCCATCGGGCGAAACAACAATGTATTCGCCAAAAGCCGTAGTATCAACCACTGCTACCTCAGAAAGCGCCACAAAAACACATTCGTAGTCTTCGTTTATTTCCGCCACATCGATATACGACAGGCGTACATCCATAAATTCATCGGTATAATCAAACCATTCTACATTTAACAATTCGGTTCTGCCACCGTATTCCGTTACTTCTGCAATAATTTCAATCTGGTCGCCCTGCGCTAGTTGTGCAGCCAGTGCCGGATCATAAACAAAAATTCCGCTGCGTATGTCGGTGGTATCCTGCATGTAAAAGCCGTGCTGGTTTACACCAATTATACGTCCTTTGGTGCGTACTACCTGTCCGCTAAGCGGCGACACATCGCCATCGCCCTGTATTTCAGCAATGGCGTATTGAGGAATGGAATCGTTGACACAGGCAGCACAGGCTTCAAAACAAACCAGGTTAAGTACCGAATCCACTGCAGGAATAATCAGTTGCCTGTCGTTTGCATCGCCAATGGTACAGCCTGACGGTGGTACTTCATAGTTATCCCACTCGCTGGTTCCGCCGTTAATAAACTTATATAGCAGGGTATCGCCCTCCTGCAAGCTGAGTGTTGCCGAATAAATGCTTCCGCTTTCATTTTCCATTCCAATGGCTTCTGCCCACTGGCTAAAAGTTCCGTTGATATGCACCCCGTTGGGCGAAACCTGCTCGTTTTGCATGTCTACCTTGAAGGTTATGGCAACGGTGTCGGGGAAATCGATGCATCCGTTTAGCAAGGAGAAACCGTTTTGCTGCAACTGATCCTCATCGGCAAAACTCACTCCATTATCAAACAAACAGGCAATGGCATCGCAACTGGTTGAATCCAGGAAGTTATTGGCGAAATTTACCTGACTCAGGTTCTGCAGGTTACAGAGCTCCGCGGGGATGGTTCCATCCAACAGGTTCCAGTGGAGGTTAATTTCCC
Above is a genomic segment from uncultured Draconibacterium sp. containing:
- a CDS encoding C39 family peptidase, with protein sequence MKRTFTLFLFSTFILLGLALSSMAQQSSSGPERPANVSPGIIKPENALNTQGGAGSKTITSVPSYIWHRGCGPTAVGMVLGYYDLNGFPDLIDGDASTQTTGVDDAIASTGHYDDYSQPIDNTSTGLMQDKSELGGAHTSNSVADFMSTSWSSRNNYYGWSWSSDIPPSFTNYVALRNSTYQVTTSAIPFTAAGSWENYKNEIDNDRPVVLLVDTDGNGGTDHFVTGIGYDDDLQQYAIYDTWNHDIHWYDWAQMASGVAWGIYNYNTFQMNTSGVSEQDSLALVDLYNSTDGDNWTNNENWLNGPVSSWYGITVQDTNVTEISLDQNNLIGSLPASLGQISQLEWLAMGGNLINGSLPTELGNLENLRFFFLWGNQLSGAIPSSFGQLSSLNILSLNGNQLSGDIPPELQNCTNLWEINLHWNLLDGTIPAELCNLQNLSQVNFANNFLDSTSCDAIACLFDNGVSFADEDQLQQNGFSLLNGCIDFPDTVAITFKVDMQNEQVSPNGVHINGTFSQWAEAIGMENESGSIYSATLSLQEGDTLLYKFINGGTSEWDNYEVPPSGCTIGDANDRQLIIPAVDSVLNLVCFEACAACVNDSIPQYAIAEIQGDGDVSPLSGQVVRTKGRIIGVNQHGFYMQDTTDIRSGIFVYDPALAAQLAQGDQIEIIAEVTEYGGRTELLNVEWFDYTDEFMDVRLSYIDVAEINEDYECVFVALSEVAVVDTTAFGEYIVVSPDGDTTIISNFLVQPLMEIGRSYKVYGVVDYQYNAFRVNPRATGGVIPLYDLTFNVDMQNDTVDPAGVFVGGDWNSWMSWVEPVQMTADGSVYSASIKVQSGVSIAYKFANGTEWENLSGPCIDENGDRNLLMPDSAVTLDVVCFASCYSCISEPVAEFTIAEIQGEGDISPLDGQVVRTKGRLIAVNEYGFYMQDTTGIRSGIFVYDPALAASLNQGDQIEIIAEVEEYGERTELLSTQWFDYTDEFFPVYLSYIDVAEIGEDYECVFVALSDVTVVEQNEFNEYLVVSDAGDTAIISKYLIQPVMEIGETYNVLGVVDYHWGDWRVYPRSQDGIQFANPLERDSLALVDLYYATNGDGWNDTTNWFSGPVASWYGVSVENDRVTSIWLDQNNLVGELPESIGNLSALQYLDLGGNQISGTLPASMGNLSSLEVFHIWWNQLSGNIPEELGNIPFLTVLNLSGNMLDGEIPQWIGQSQSLGELMLEYNNFSGAIPESLCSTPVHAVSFQGNLFDSTSCPAIGCLIENGVTFIDDEAQMQQDGYRLTVDCGYNLNPVSSQDSLALVALYNATDGDNWYYNINWLNGPVYTWGGVVVENGRVVTLDLGGNNMNGPIPPEFYNLTAIRTIALAYNNLTGTLSSAIENLTELKYVYFQNNALEGSIPAEFGAHSQLVHLILYGNEFSGTIPASLGNCTDLQYLYLHYNNLSGSIPTELGQLTAMEILVLGNNDLTGEIPASFGNLSSLQRLFAENNSLSTLPSELCNTPIWQTNLSGNLFDSTSCSAISCLVAQGVSFTDFYQEQQSGYSLLLDCGFNLNPCSEADSLALIDFYTATNGDNWLHNDGWMDGPVYTWYGITVVNGRVIAIDLPENDLSGAIPASIGQLDGLTELLLNGNDIGGTLPDEMGNLTQLEVLWLEYNQLDGALPTALCGLPLMEANFEYNWLDENSCGAFTCMINSGVSFPNPVQMQNNDYQLISCVSDTSAYCENIGLVGEFNEWGNFGSDILLEQNPQDPSEWLAEYYFEADMQVKFRQNQDWSVNWGGDYFPAGVGYQDGPNIYVPAGNYTIHFNCATSSYWFEETPYGNMDIVTWAAPLNAYPAYSLCNPGVEDAAVTLTNNGNSAVENFRIGLTFNGDTMMVDQVNMSIAPGDTFVYYFSEPLDFSTLQYYQQHYVNVFIWDDLNSNNDNYYSRSFHTFGDYQDHSGWTTYNSCRGLTADISFGITQDKNGHVWTTSFYGADRFNASQWEAFSAANGLAENYSWAIEHDAAGNVWFAGSEDSVITKYDGTTFSYYPQPAVFEECIYSDSQGNMWFGAWEGAGVARFDGESWTYFMNEEIGFNGYITSIGEDVHGNIWVACNGASNFVFQYNGSEWLQYALPGQADGTYVTEIFFDTAGKTWFAGSNIIAQYDGSNWTFFTPEDGIPAFCQDITEDSRGNLWFGGGRTLVKYDGQNWISYSAEDGMIAASVGDIYAVYADTDDNIWVGTYRGGISVLNQNQSFCGTTQLSAGWNILATPVEPDSADLEWHFQGLIDNGALIKVQDETGNALEDLGVYGGWQNYIGDLLPTEGYKVKMLWDDSIAVCGTPVEYPYPIPLNEGWNVMGYPQIVQADAMDVVQQLIDRGVLLKVQDEGGQSIEDLGVFGGWTNFIGIFDPGEGYKIKVSQNDTLWIFGAYNKSSQIRSAFVQPEFFNRVYQGNGVDHMNLNIADLPVDELAEGDELAVYDGSLCVGAVSLQKHHLQQGIVSIPVSAADNSGMPGFTEGHGYELHWWQQVTNNRQVLSPVLVSGPEVFVKHESALLSLAQNGLTPVDLLLSESGIKLYPNPFNQELTIEVSNLVETRLDITVLNQLGQQVNAIANKQQVSEGLHHWMWKGTNAAGQKVNPGVYYIQVTANNKTVINKVVLTE